The Lathyrus oleraceus cultivar Zhongwan6 chromosome 5, CAAS_Psat_ZW6_1.0, whole genome shotgun sequence genome includes the window CTAAAAAATATACTCAAAGTCAGTTTATACGAAACGACAACAAGTGAATGTTGCATGCGAATGTAACGAAATGGGTCATAACAACGTGAAATTTTACATCAATATATCGAACTAAAATCAGCAGCATAACGACATGTAAATGTCGAATCCACAGATTAAAAAATCCGATTAATCAATGCAAAAAAGAGtaaaacaacaacaaccataCAATATATATCTTTCCATTATTTCAACAGGGTTACAATATTTATTTCGGCATTGTGCAACAGAAATCGAAAAAACAACAACTAATCAATACATGAAACGAAACGCATATGCTAACGAAAATGTGAAGCATAAGCAATATCAACCAAACCGCATCAAAAGAAATAAAAGGATATATAGAAGAACAATCCCAAATGGAACAAAATCAAGTTACTAAGTGTTGTTGCTGAAATGATAGTCAATTATTGTTGTGAGTTATGTAATCGTTGTTGCAAATTATGTTGTAAACTATTTCGTGGTAATTCTTATTGCAATGAAAAGTTTGTTGTAATGATTGTGGGCAATCGTAGGCACTGCAGTGGTGGTCAGCATAGCAACTCCTGCGACGGTTGTGGGTTGAGTAAGGTGCGGTTTTAGTGGGTTAAGGTAGAGGTTGCAAAAAATTGTAGTTTCCGAAGGTAAGTGAACACATATGAGTTAAGGTGATGATGCGTATGGTGTCCATTCACTGCGTTGTTTCTATAAAAATGGAGGTGGAGTCTGAGAGGTTTTGTTGGTGGTGTCGTAGCTAGTGAAGGCATAATGAAAAATATATGTTGAATGGAGGATGCCGACAGCGGAGAAGGTTACAGGAGGTGAAGGGAGTGAGGTTATAGTTTTAGTAAGAAGACAAAGTAAAGAAGGTAAGAAATGTGAAAACAATTTCTGAGTCCTCACAACCAATCAAAACTTCCTTCTTTTATATCTCTCTCACtttttcaaatggattttttatgagtCTAGGTATCAAGCGCCATGTGTGACATGCCTTGTGGTCCTCCCTTTTCATGTGATCACCGGCTTCCCAAAGAATCCAATGAGAGATTAGGATGTGTGGATGCCTCTTAATAGTCTCTCCCTCTTTGATTTTTTTAGTACACCCAAAAAGAGCGAGTTGGCCAAGTGGGAGCACTTTCCTCCTTATCAAAACTGTTTTTCTTTTCCTTCCATGCCAGTTGTTGTCACGTTTTTGAGTAAGTCCCTCAAAATAAGGATAAAAGGTTATCATGTTGTCCCCTTTTGGTTTCAAAATTTCTTCCTTATTTAATTGAGAGAGGGACAAGTGTCCCTATGTGATAGGGGGATGATCAACGGTCAATTGTTTAGTGGGAGAGAGAAAAAgagagaagttggaggattcaATGTTCATCGActttttctttctctctcattATATTTTGAATGTTAGAAATGTGCTTAGTaattaaattgaaaataaaatcaaatacttttaattaaaacaaaataacaTCAAACTAATTACTTACTTAATTCTATTTAATTTTGCTGATTATTTTGGTTAAAAACTAAAAGTAAAAGGATACAAAATGAGTAAAAATTGAGCACGGAAGTGCCCGCAAAATAAAATTCTGGAAAATAGACAGGTTTCGAtcaaattttgaagtaaaaaatgCTCGGTTAAAAAGGCTTAGGCTGAGCAAAATGCGACTGCAAAAGGAGTtgaaaaataaaacgagcacgcCAAGTTAAAATAcgcgaaccgtagattaataaagTTGTCGTCTGCAAGATCGATTTCGAAATTTTTTCACCCATTACTTTTACgtacatttgaaaattgattcaaccgaTCTGTCTATGGATCCAAAAATTTATTATGGTTAACATTTTAAGCACTATGCaagatgaaatgcatgttatgctatgtaGGTGATGCAAATGCTATGATGAATGTATCAATTTAatgattcagggtcaaaattgaggtGTGACAGTTTCCTCTACTTAAATAGATTTGACCAGAGAATATGAAGAAGAACACTCTTTATATGATTGTtgtgggagatagttaaatactaaaaGACCCAAAGTTTGTCCCTGAATGAAgatgacatgatatgatatgttaaTCATGCCTGAAggattatttttaatttttgttttcTAGGGATATGGTGTTGTATGAGATGAACTCTAGCATAAGATTTTATGATCGATGAAGAATGACAGACAAATCTGTGGGGAATAATGGAGACATATGGTAATGGTGTCCCACGggaaatgaaaaagaaaaaaaaacttaTCGGGGATGACAATTTGCTGGAGAAGACACTAGGGCGTATTCAAAGGTGAAGGTTATCAACTGGTTAGAGATGACAAGCAGACACTTTAGAGTATATCTGAGAATTTTGGAGATTTATGACAAGAAATTCAGCAAATCAAAGATTTTAGAGATTCATAACATTTAATTCATCCAACACAAGGTTTTGGAGTTCTCTAACAAGAAAATCATCCAATCAGACAAAATGGAGATCCCTAACAAGGAATTCATCCAAAATAAACCTTGGAGCTATCTAACAAGAAAGTTATCCATGCAAAAAGAAACTTGGACATTATTTACATAGAAATCACCCATGACAAAACTCGGGAGTTTTCTGACAAGAAAATCATCCATAAAGAAGGCTTTGAAGATTCTTAACAAAGAATTCAATGAAGACAACAAAATTGGAGTCTTTTAACAAGAACAACATCCAAACTTCTAGGAATTCATTAAAAATGAGGATTCACAAATGACTTATAGGAAACATCAGGACAACCAGGGTAATAAACTCTCTGTATGTTCCAACAAAgttggactttgaccgtaagcatTGGTTACAACCAACTTCTAACGGATTGGTGCCAGTTACAATTGGACTTTCAAAGATGAGGCCAATGATAATTGGACTTTAGGGGTGCCAATGACAATTTTACTTTTCAAAATATTTCGGTGATAATCAGACTTTAGGTACCAATTACAATTGTATTTTAAAACGGAGTGCCAATTACTACTACACTTTAGATACCAATGACAATTcgaaattctggtatcagatatgagatgtcgaaggtaatgtcacgacactaatatctgaacaacaagtgaAATATGAACAGAATAAAAACCAGGAAACAATTAAAAAACGAtacaagcaattgttaacccagttcggtgcaaacacacctacgtctgggggctaccaagccaggaaggaaatccactaaacaaaattagttcgaagactctcagtaaacaacttcaagttacagtcttttcacctaagctctacccgtgtgatttctatctaagaactcttagacatgagaccctactcactccccctcaatcacagcagtgatactagaacaaatataaaaaagaaagaagacacacttcaaggacatacacttgatcttgcttaaaagcttcaatcaagtaaacaaatacactcgtacttcaaagcttagagtggacaaattacaactcaaaaactcagtCAAATTCACACATTAACAAGATGGATGAATGGCACACAATTCACAAACgcacacaagactaaaaccctaatacTCACTCACTTCACCGTTCATGTTTTTTCTATAAAATAGGGTTTACATAgtctttaaatagaagctttctAAATGGGTTTGGgcagcatgaaaccctaattctatttatTGCGTATTCCCTAAGAAATAGCAGCGAATCATTCCTTTTTGGGAAACAGAATATTCTGGCTTTAtatagaattactccttgaataatgcatgcaatctccacataggcacacaaagacttgcatgaaaagcgcaacaacaaaatacataacattcagactgaatgttctgtatgcacATGTTGTAACattgagtctgacatcttgaataTATCCTGCACAACCATATCAAACAACCTGCAGAAGGCTGATATCACATGTTAAGACTACAAGCGTGACAccttgtgataacactaagttttaccaaaattgatgccaattcatagaaccaacaaattccccctttggcaaattttggctaaagTAAACAACAGACCACACGTTCACAAGAAATCAATCAGAGCATTAGTTCAGCAGTAGAAAAAAAAACATACACACGTCACTAGCAAAAATaacaactagtaaacacacaaGCACCTGCACATATAACACTAGCAAGAACCAACTAGCAAACAACAGGACACACAAGTGCTTGTACTCTCCCTCAAGTCCATGCAACTTCCCAGAACACTACAGCTCCCCCTTAAGCCAGTCCATAACAAGTAACAACCACACTGCTTCACACAAACAGAACACAGAGAATTCTCCCCATGTACCAAACAAATAAACACCAGAATTCTCCCCCTATATCAGACAAACAAAGCAACAACAATACTACAGAGCTAAGCTAAGATACTCAACTAcactacttctccccctttttagccaaaagagaccaaagatACAAAATAAATTTTTATCCAGTCATTAACAGAAATACCAGAAGTTAAAGAGTTACATCACCAAGTACATACACAGCTGGAAGAATTCTAAGAAACAAACCAAAAAACACACAAAGAAATTCACCAAAACAACCaagaaccaagaaaaccattAAAACAAGAGGGACCAAAGCCAACAGAGCTACTCAATAGAGCTTGTGTTTGCAGCCTCTTCAGCAGCACCAGAAGCAGAATTGCCACTCACATCATCATTGTTAGCAGACCTCTCATtagaggtgtgggcttcagcTTCTTCTTCATGGCTGACATTTGCATGTTCAACATTTTCACCCTCAGCCTGCTCCAAGCTTTCAATCAAGGCTTCCAAAGATTGTTTTCTAGCTGTGGCTACCCTAATCCCTTCACTTATCTCTTTGCATGTCTCTTTAAGCTCATCAATTGCTCCAACTTTTGAGAATGGCCTCCTcatggcagatgtcatgacaatatcctGGACATGACTTCCTTCAAAGAGTTTATAGTGCACCGACAAAGCTGGTTTTCTCCTACTAGGTAAATCATTTGAGCACGGAATACCAGGATGTTGATTCAAGATAATTCCACAGATCATAGAGGGAAAAGCAATCGGCAACTTAACTGCATTAGTAGTTGCATGCTTGATGATTTGATCAAACATATATCTCCCATAGTCAAATTTCACTTTTGTCCCAACATAAAAAATAAACCTCCCAAGAGTATTAGCAATGGTGGAGATATGGTTGGTAGGGACCCAGTTAGCAACTCCTATTTTATGCAGGATAGCACACTTGATAGTCAATTTCCCAGCAGGAAGATGCTTTAAAAGGCCAGACTTTCACCTGCTTAGCTGTAATCTCCCTACAGACCTAATTGTCTGTAACCTCTAATTCTCATGCACCCTCATTATTTCGGCCTAGAAAATTATTAATAACAGTAGGAGAGAATGTTATACACTTACCCCTCACATACACCTTGCAGAACTCCTTGTTATTCTTATCAGAAATATCCTCAGGAATATTAACAATAAATTCCTTGACTAAACCTTCGTAGCATTGAGAAAACCCAGCAACAGTCTTCAAAAGCCCACTCGCTTgtatcaggtccatgacctccttgacATCAGCAACATCTTTTCCCAATTCCCTTTCCACAACTATCCTTCTCTGAATCACAAATTTCCATTTAGCAGCTCCATCCTCAAGATGGAAGGAGATGTTATCCAAATGGACAACATGTACTTTAACAGGAGACTTCCTAACAGTAGTTTTCTTCGCAGGcgagatgtcagggacatcttcctcaacatcctcTTTAGGCTCAGAATCatctctgaccttcctcttctttATTTCAACCTTGCTCCATGGTTTGGAGGGACCAATGACAACAGTCTTCTTAGCTTCTCTAGCTGACATAAGTTCAGCCACAAATTTTCCTTTGCGAGTCTTCATGCGTTTAGCCACACTTGGCTTTATATGATGAATCAAACTTTCCTCTTGATGATTAGAGCTACCATTCTCTAGATCAATCACAACATTTGCATCATCATACTTCTCAGAGTGGGAAGCATTAGCCATGTTAGAGGCCATAAATTTCCCTTTGTCAGACACGGTTTGCCCTAGAGGGCGCAACCCTTCAGCAACCAAGGCCTTTTCAGAACTTGAGGAATCATCACCCTTACCACTAGGTTGTTCAACCTCAGGAGGGGAATATATTTGAGCAAGGGGAGTAGAAACCCCCTTCAGAGAGTGGCTTTCATTAACAATTCTAGTAACTATGTCTCTTATAACATGATCAGTATAATGTGTTCCTTCCTTATACTTAGTGACAGGAGTTGAACCAGACGGAATACTAGAGGGATTACCTTGATTGAAACATGCAGAAGCGGAGGCATCAATGGAGATTGGTTGGTTCAAATCAATGTCCGCGACGGGAATAACAGAGAGAGGAGCAACATCCAGAATCTCATCATCAGGGACGCCCATGGGAGGAACACTAAATTTTGGAGTAGACTTAGTATTTTTAGAAGCAGATGTAtcttgatgttgtgacattttggagtttttctggaaaaagtaaggttgccctagcagaggtttgtGGAGAAGGAAAAGGAAGATGGAATAGTTGGAGTAGGTAATGGGGTTATGGGGGTATCGTGTGAAGATGgaatagatggtatttccaatacaaggtaatgatttaccat containing:
- the LOC127078997 gene encoding uncharacterized protein LOC127078997; this encodes MSQHQDTSASKNTKSTPKFSVPPMGVPDDEILDVAPLSVIPVADIDLNQPISIDASASACFNQGNPSSIPSGSTPVTKYKEGTHYTDHVIRDIVTRIVNESHSLKGVSTPLAQIYSPPEVEQPSGKGDDSSSSEKALVAEGLRPLGQTVSDKGKFMASNMANASHSEKYDDANVVIDLENGSSNHQEESLIHHIKPSVAKRMKTRKGKFVAELMSAREAKKTVVIGPSKPWSKVEIKKRKVRDDSEPKEDVEEDVPDISPAKKTTVRKSPVKVHVVHLDNISFHLEDGAAKWKFVIQRRIVVERELGKDVADVKEVMDLIQASGLLKTVAGFSQCYEGLVKEFIVNIPEDISDKNNKEFCKVYVRGKCITFSPTVINNFLGRNNEGA